The Hymenobacter swuensis DY53 genome includes the window TCGAGGCGGTAGCTGGTGCCTACCGTGAGGAGCTGTTTTTGCAGAGGCGTGGGCAGCAGCCGGATGGGCGCGTAGTCGCCCTGACCCTGGCCCGCAAACTCGTACACCCGGCCGTTGGCGTTGCCGTACTGCGTACTGATGCGGTAACTGCCCTGGCCGGCGCCCACATTGGTAAAGCGCACCGTGTAGGCTCCCTGCAGCGTGTCGCGCAACGGAAACACGAATACCGGCACGGGCTGGCCCGTTACGGGGTCGGGCAGCACCACGCGGCTGTACTGCAGCTGGTCACGTTTGTACTCCACGGAATCGGCCCCGGGCAGCAGGGCCAGGCTCTCGTTGCCGCGCAGGCGGCGCAGGCGTAACTGGGTGGAGTCGTCGAGAGTGAGGTTAGGCGAGTTGTCGGGGTTGTCGGCTTCGCGGTAGAAGTTGGCGTGCATCTGCAGGCGGCCCAGCTGCTGGTAGTGGCTGGCCTGCACCAGCGAACGGGCGTAGTTGAAGTCGGAATACTCGAAATCGACCTTGATGCGGGTGTTGCTGGTGATGAGGTGGCGGGGCGAGAACGTCAGCTCGGCCTGGTTGTAGTCGATAACGTAGTCGAAATCGAAGCCCCGCGTCAGCAGCCGGCCATCTAGGTACACCCGCTCGGAGTTGGCCAGAATGATGATGAACTGCTCGCCGTTGGGCCCGCGCAGCCGGTACGGGCCCTGCACGTTCTCAATGGGCGCAATATCCACGCTGGCAAATTTGCCCTTGGCTACGCCTGCTGCCACCGAGGTAGTAGCAAAGGCCTCGCCGCGTTTAAGGGACAAGAGTGGCCCGTTGCGCCGTCCGGTGGTCGTTACGGTCTGGCTCACCCCATTGGGCCCGGTGCTGTTGGGGCTGAGGCCAGGGCGAGTAGGGTCAGCGGGTGGCCCGTTCTGGGGCTGGCCGGGCGGTGTGGGTACCGTGGGCGGGGCCGTCACGAAGGTACCTGTACTGGTGCCGGCCGCATTTGGGTATTGAATCAGCTGCGGGTTACTTACACCCGGCCCGCTACCGCCGCCAAAACCACCCACCGGCAGCTGCCCGAAGTTTACCTCCCCCGCCCCGCCCTGAATGTTCTTGTAGAAGCGCAGAAAGTAATCGGGCTTGTTGCGCAGCACCACGTCGCCCGCCGTCAGGTTCCAGCGCGGGTGGGTGAGGGTGATGTAAATCCGGTCAAATTCCTGGAGCTGCTGGGTATTGCCCTCGGGCTGAAACGGCACGTTCTGGTCGCTGATGGCGGCCGTCAGGTTGATCTGGTCTGTGAGTTTGCCTTCCAGCTGCAGGTTAAGCGAGGAATTGACAAATACGTTCTGGGAGTTGCCGAACGAGACACCCCGCGACAGGTTGCCGCTTTTGTTGATGCCCGGCGTGCTCAGAATCTGCTCCTTCACCGCAAAGTCCTCCATCCCGAACGAAGGCCGCCGCCAGAATTCCAGACTATCCATCAGTCGGCGCGGCCGCAGGTAGCGCGCCGCCGAGAGCTGCAGCGGCAGCACCCGGTAGCACACCTGCACCGAATCGGGGCCGCCGGGCAGCACGAGGTCGGGCTGGCCTGGCTCCGGGCTGGGCACCCGCCGCCCCGGCAGCACCAGCCGGTACCGGTCGAGGCGCGCATCATACCCTACCGAGCGGCCAGCCACGCTCACCGAAGCCGGTACAATGGTCAGAGTATCGCGCAGGGCAAACTCCGTGGTATCCCGGTCCGGCGCAAGGCGCACCCAAGCGCACCGGCGAGTACTGGGCGGGGCGTCGGGGCGTTGTTGGGCCCGGGCTGTTCCCACAACCAGCATTAGCCACCCCAGCAGTACGCACAAGCGCAGGAAGGAAGGCGTAGAGTTGCTGGTCATTCAGTAAAAATACGGAGCAGAAAAGCCGGGGCCGCTATAACGCCGAAAGGCCAAGAAAAGTCAGCCGCGGCGGAGATAAAAGTGAAGGTGTGCCGCCACTGGCTTTTCCCGGCTTTTCGCCCTGTCAGCGACTTCCTCACTCCTACCCGGCTAGCGGCAACTCAATGAAGAACTGCGTGCCTTGGCTTTCCTCGGTTTCAAACCAGATGTGGCCGCCAGCGCTTTCGATGCCGCGCCGGGCCACGGCCAGCCCAATGCCGGAGCCGGTTTCCTTGGTGGTAAAGTTGGGTACAAACACCTTGCTCTGCACGTCCTCCGGAATGCCGGTGCCATTGTCCTGAATGCCGATCCGCACCCGGTCGTGGCCTATGGCTTCCAGCGTAGCCACAATTTCAGGTGTGCGGCCCACGGGCATAGCCTGTAGAGCATTAATGAGTAGGTTGTTGAAGGTGCGTACTAACAGGCTTTCATCAGCAAATACCACGTAGCGGCCGGCATCGGCATCGGTGGGCAGCTCCAGCCTGATGTTATGGCCCTGACTACCCTGGTGCAGGCCTACGCAGCGCCGCAGAATAGGGGCCACATCAAGCCGCTCGGGGCGCATGGCGGGCAGGTTGGTGAAGTTGCTGAATGAGGTGGCAATGTCCGTGAGCACATCAATCTGGGTGATGAGTGTCTGGGATACCTTATTGATCAGCTCATCCAGGTTGGGGCGCTGGTCCTGCATGGCACGCTGCAGAAACTGTAGGCTCAGCTTCATGGGCGTGAGCGGGTTCTTGATTTCGTGGGCTACCTGCCGGGCCATTTCGCGCCAGGCGGCCTCTTTCTCCTGAGTGGCCAGCTCCAGCTTGCTCTCTTCCAGCTTCAGCAGCATCTGGTTGTACTCGCGCACCAGCAGCCCGATTTCGTCCTCCGATTCGTAGGCCAGCATCTCGTTCTGACCCGTTAGGGTGGTTTGCCGGAGCTTTTCGGTGATGAGCTTGAGCGGCTCCGTCAGAACCCGGGAGGCCACGAAGGCCAGCAGCAGAAACAGGATGAACATCAGGGTGAAGATGTTCAGGATAGTGGAAATCAGCTCCGTGAGCTTGTTATCCAGGTCTTTCTCGGAATCGAAGAACGGGATACCCACGTAGCCCACCACGGCCCCAGGCCGGCCCTGCCGTACGGTGCCGGCCCGCAACGGCAGATACAGCGCATTAAACGGCAACGTACCAGCCCGCTCCGTCAGCAGCACGCGCGGCTGCCCCTCTTCCGCCAGCGCCGACACAGCCTGCGGGTTCATGAGTGTACTAAGCAGACTGGCTTCGAAGATGAGCGGCTGGCTGCTTACCAGCAGTTCGCCGTGAGCATCGTAGAGGTTGAGGTCGGTTTCGGTGAGGGCGGCCACGTTTTCGGCCAGATCTACTAGGTCGGCCCGGTTGGCGTCATCGGTGAGCAGGGCCCGGTTTTTCAGCAGATTCTCCTGCACGGCCTGGCCCCGGCGCTGGTAGGAACGCAGCAGGTCACGCTTGTAGGAATTGGTGACCTGGCTGGCAATGGCCACGCTCACCACAATGAGGGGTACCAAAACGCCGAAGTTGAGGAACAGCTGAATTTTGGTACTGAAGTTGGTGCGCAATACCTCCCGGTAGTGCCCCCGTACCAGCAGCACAACCCCCATCAGCAGTAGCCAGCAGAAGCTGTAGAGCAAAAACAGGAACGAGAAATTGGCCAGCCAGTCAGAGAAAGAGTACATGGCCGTCGTCACGACTACCAGCCGGCCCGACCGGTCTGTACTGCGGACGGCCAGATGATGGTAGCCGTTCAGGGCCAGCCCCGTGGTGTAAAAACGCGCATCCCGGAACAGGGAGGGTGGCAACCGGTTCACGTAGTCGAAGTCTCCTTCGCTGTACACCATTCGGCCGTTTTCGTAGCCGGCGTAGCTCAGCTCAGTACCCAGCCGGGGCTGAAAGAACGCCTGGTCGATCAGCAACTCGGGCACTACACTATTGGCCGTGAGCTTTTTGAGCGTCAGCTCCAGCACAATGGTACTCGGGCGGGCAGTTTCGTCGGGGGCGGGCACGGTGATGAAGGCCACGTACCGCCGCGAGCTGAACGAGCGGCCCCCATCGCGCACCAAGTAGATGTTAGGATGGTCGGTAGGACGGGCGTTGCGCAGCAAATACTCGCGGGTAAGCGGCAGCGTTCCGCCAATAGCCACGCCCCGGCCCTCCGGGTTGAACAGCATCACCCGCACCTCGTACTTATCAAAATAGTCGCGCAGATAATACTTACCTACTTTCTGGCGAATCAGGTCGAGGTTGACGAACGGACTGGCCAGCATAGTGCGCAACACCGGGTCCCGGGCCATTTCCTGGCTGCGTTCCACCAGCAGATACTCCCCCTGCAGGTCGTTATCAGTGAGCAGGTTTCCGGCCAGGTTCTGCTTGTTGAGTTGCAGCTGTCGGTTAAAGTGCTCGTATTGTGCCAGAGCCCCTACTGCTGAGCTCACGCCCAGCATCAGGAAGATGAACAAGTATACCTGGTACGGCAGCACTGCTCCCGCCGATTTCAGGCCCGTTAGCCGCAATACCAGAAAAAACACCAGCGCAATGCCCAGCAACGTCAAGTGCACCTGCTCCAACCCCAACCCAACACTCAGAAAACACACCGTGCTGAGCAGCAGCAGCAGAATGCCTACCCGCCGCGTAGAGGGCCGCACAATGCCCGTAAACAGCTGTGACAACAGATAAAACCCGACCAAGTAGCTGCCGACGTGCAGGATAATAGCTACCCCGAGCAGCAGTTTGAAGCCGTTTACCTGGATATCCTGGGTGATATCGAGAATCAGCTGGGAATTGCTAAAGCTGCTGGTATAAAAGTCGAAAAGCAGCTCCAGCAGCCCGTAAAACGTCAGCACCGTTATGGCTCCTACCAGCACGCGCTGCCGCCAGCCACTCACCCGCTGCACCAGACGCAGCACACCATACCGCCGAAACAGTAGCAGCCCGTACCAGGCCAGCACCGCAAATAGCAGGGCATTCAGGAGCAGGTCGCCAAGTGAAGGCGAAAGCCAGGAGGCCGCATATACCCGCGGGTCGAACAGCTTCACTTCCAGAAAGGAAAAGGGCAGCCCCAGGTAGAGCATGGCTCCCCGGAAGAACAGCAGCGGCAATATCACCAGCGCCACTCCCTGCAGCACTAGGCCCTGGCCAAAACGATGGCCGGCCAGCAGCAGCCACCCTGCCACATATAGGCCAAAACCTAGTAGCAACAGGGCCAACGGCAGGTATTTGCCGGTAATGGGATCGGCCTGCAGACTCTCGATGGAGAACAGGTAGTTGCCTTCATTCGATACCAGTCGGGGCAGATTGGTGGGTTTCGCCAACTTCTCCACTACCAGCCGCACGTTCTGCCCCTGAAAGATACCCTGCCCGTTACCGTCGCGCAGGTACCGGTTGCTGATGCCGTAGCTGATTTCCAGCGGAATATAGGTCAGTACCGTATACGGGCCTTCTACGTGGCGCAACGCCAGAAACTTCCCGAACCGGGTTTCCAGCAGCCGCTCGTGGAAGCGTTGCAAGGCTTGCTCCGCGTCAGGGCGGATAGTGTGGTCGGACCAGTACACCACTTCCTCACCCCGGAAAATAAACGTGGGATACGTAGTATGGCTGGTGAGGCTGCGGAAGCTCACGCGGCCCGTGGCCAGCCGTTGCAGCAAATCCGTTGATTCCCGCTCGCCCGTCAGCTCTGCCTCCATCAGCACCTCCTGCAGCCGGGTAGCCGACGCCTGCAACACTACTTCCGGGTTCTGACTGTACCGGTTGCTGAAATATGCGCCGGCAAAGCACAACATGGCCAGCAGCAACAGCAGAACCGGAGTCAGGCGAAGGAATTTCAAATGAATAGACGACTGATGAACCCGGGACACTACAACCTTAGTACCAAACAAAAATGCCGCCCTGCGGCGGCATTTCCTAACCAATTAGTAAGCAGGCCCCGTCAGGTCCTATTGGCGTACCGTTTATCGTAGCGCACACCGCCAAACAGATACAGCATCAAAGTACGGGAATAGCGCAAACTGAGCGGGGTAAACAACAGGGCCACAACGGCTACTGCTGTAGTATATACCCATGTATCCGGGTCGCCGAGCAGGTAGTATACCGCCAGTCCCACCACCAGCATAATTCCGGTGGAGAAGGCAAAGCTGATGTACATGGCTCCCCAATAAAATCCGGGTTCCGGCTCGTACGCCTGGCCGCATATGGGGCAGGCCGGCGGCATTTCCGTGAAATGAGCCAGGTTAAGTGCCGAATGCGTGAATAGCTGCCCTTGGCGGCAACGCGGGCACCGTTGGTTGAGAATACCCGTCAGCGTAGAATCCATATCAGGCCTGAACCGTGGCTTTTTTCTTCTGTTGCTGGCTGTGCCGGTACCAGAAGAAGCCCACTGTCCCGATCAGTACGTAAGGAATTGTCATCAGGTACAGAATACCTTTGTTAAGGCCCGTGGTATCATAGCCGTCCTTTTCCTGACGCGAGGCTTCCACCTGCGTTTTGCACATCGTGCACTGAGCCCGAGACGTGAGCGGAAGAGCGCTGAGCAGCAGCGCAATTATCAACGTCAGAAACCCTCCAAATGCTGCCTTTTTCATGGTACTCGGCTGAATGTGATATATATGTAACCCTAAACCGACAGCCAGGGTTCGACCCATGACAGTAGGTTTATGAGAGAAACTGATCAGTTGTAATAGGGCGAAATCATGAAATACACGATAACGCCCGTTACCGACACATATAGCCACACCGGATACGTCCAGCGGGCAATGCGGCGGTGCTTCTGAAACTGCTCGGTAAGTGCGAAATACAGTGTGAACAACACAAGGCCTACTGTTATAGCCGCCAGTAGAATGTGCGTCAGCAGGATGAAGTAGTAGATACCTTTTATCAGGCCTTCTCCTCCAAACTTAGTGCTAGCCACCTGCGAATGATAGGCTACATACGACACCAAGAACAACGAGCCCAGCAGAAACGCCAGTCCCATCATGGCCCGATGCTTCGCTACGTCTTTGCGGCGTATGAAGTAGTACCCGATGACCAGGAATACCGCCGTCAGCGAGTTCAGTACCGCGTTGACAGCAGGCAGAGCCTTCACATTCAGGCCCGGAATCACAAACACGCCCGGCAAAAAATACAGGATAGCCACCGCCACCGGAATGATGGCGGCTAGGGCCCCCATCAGGATTTTGTACTTGGTAAACCCGGCAGGGTTAGTGGTTGGCTCAGGGGTGCTCATAGGTGTAAAGCAAAACTTCGATTTCGGTGATAAGACGGTTCACATCCCGCTCCTTGATGCCATCATAGCGGCCCCGTACGTTGCCGTTGCGGTCTACCAGAAAGAGCGTCTGGCTGTGAACAAGCGAAGAGCCGCTATCCTCCGAGGACGGCAATCGAAACTCCTCCGTAGCTAACCGGGAAAGGGCCGTTTTGTCACCGGTTAGGAAAAACCACTTGCCGGCTATGGCTCCGTACTGCTCTGCGTACCGGGCCAGTACTGCGGCCGAGTCGCGGGCGGGGTCTACTGTGAAAGAAGCCAGCCGTACCCGTGGATCCTGCCGAAACTTCTCCTGTACCCGTACCAGTTGGCTATTCAGGCGCGGGCAGGCTCCGGGGCAGCTGGTAAAAAAGAAGCTGGCCACGTACAGGCCCTCACTGCGTAGCTCCGCCCCCGTTACCTGCCGTCCCGACTGGGACACAAACTGGAAATCACCAATTCGGTGAAAAACAGTATCGCGCTGCCACTTCCCGTCAACCTGCATGGAGTCCACACGGTCGGGCAGGTAAGTTGGCAGCGCGTAACGGTTGGTACCAAAGCTTTTCAGGAACAGAAAAGCCAGAACCGGAACTAGCAGGATAAGGCCCAACAGCAAAATTTGTTGGGGCCGCATCCGTTAGAATATGGCGTTGTGGATGGCGTTGCCTTCCGTGATAAGGGCAACCAGCAGCCAGATTAGCAACGACATTGGAATCAGAATTGTCCAGATCAACCCTTTGGTTTCATGCTTCAGGTGCATGAATTCGGCCACGATGAAGAAGGCCTTGCAAATGGTGAGGATGATAAAGATGGAGTTGCGCAGCGTGCTGGCAGGCATCACAAAGGCAATAACAAATTCCAAAGCCGTAATGGCCGTGATAACCCAGAAGGTTTTCCAGATCCAGGCCGTATTAGGCTTGGCAATTTCGCCGGTATGGGCGGGATGTTCAGGCGCGTGGTGAGCCATGATGGTAGAGAGTAGCTGAATGAAGGAGTAACCGGGCCGAAAAAGCCGGTAGCTGAACACCCTCGGCGGGCACTCAGCTACTGTAGTTACGCCGAAAAGTTAAACGAGGTAGAAGAAGGTGAAAACAAACACCCACACCAAATCCACAAAGTGCCAGTACAGGCCAATTTTCTCTACCATCTCGTAGTGACCACGCTTCTCGAACGTGCCATTGGTGGTAGCAATGAAGCAGTAAATCAACAGGCAGATGCCGGAGAATACGTGGGTACCATGGAAACCGGTAATGAAAAAGAACAGGTCGGCGAATAGCACCGGGCCGTACTGATTCACGGCTAGGTTGGCGCCGAAGAACCGCGTACCGTCGTTCATCAGGGTGCCTTCATCGGTGCCACCAATAAAGTGGCTCCACTCCCAAGCCTGGCAGCTTACGAAAATAGTACCGAACAGAATCGTCCACAGCAGCCATTTCTGCACGTCTTTCTTGTCGAAACGGTGACCAGCTTCTACGGCCAGTACCATCGTTACCGACGAGAAAATCAAGATCATCGTCATCAAGGCCACAAACGCCAGTGGCAGATCTACGCCATGCAGGCCTGGGAAGGAGTTAAATACCTTCTCCGGTATGGGCCAGTAATTTGACGAGAACTTGAATGCCTCGGCAGTGCCTTCATAGGCCAGATGGCGGTGACGGATCAGGCCGTAGGTGGTCAGGAAGGCGGCGAATGTAAAGGCATCCGACAGCAGGAAGAACCACATCATCAGCTTGCCGTAGCTGGCGTTGAAAGGCTCGTTCCCGCCGTCCCAGGTGCCGGTACGCGGCTTATCCAGGGCGGAGTCAGAAATTACCTGCGTCGTGGAAATGGTGGACATAGCGTGCGGGGGGTTGACAAAAATCAATGATTCAAAAGTAGGAACAAATACAGGTACAACCAAAGCACGCCCAAGAAGTGCCAGTAGATGGTCACGTTGCCGATGGAGAGCATCTGGCGAGAATGCACCTGATAATGAAAGCTTTTACGCAATACGATGGCCAAAAAGATAAGCCCCGTAATCAAGTGAAAACCGTGGACACCAGTCAATACATACAGAAATGAGCCGGAAGGGTTGGCATCGGTGCCTGCAAAAAAGATCCGCTGGCTTACTAGCTGGTTCCACATGAGCCATTGACCGGCTAAAAAAGCCAGCCCCAATCCCAGCGTGGCAACCAACGCTATACGCACCTGGGCCAAGTTGTCTTTGCGGGCAGCCAGCCATGCCCACTGCACCGTGACGGAGCTGAGCGCAATAACAAGAGTAGTATACAGGAAGCCGGCCGGCAAGGTGAATTCCAGCCAGTTGCCCTCATTGCGGCGCACAATGTAAGCACTAGTGTAAGCTGCGAAAATCATGAAGACGCTGACCATCATCAGCATCAGCAGGAAACGAGCCGGATGAATTCCGGTAGCGGGCTGCTTGGTATTTAAAGCTTCTGAAGGATGCATATTTTTCTAAAGAAGTGAGAAGGGAAACAGGAGAAGTGAGTTGAATTCTAACAGACCGAAGGAGGCTTTTGTCTCGCCTTCTGATGCTTATTTCTCACTTCTGGCAAAACGCTACATTTTATCCAGCACCAGAGCAATCTGCACGATGGGCAGATACAGGAAAGAGCCGAACATAATACTCATGGCCGCTTTCTTACTCACCGTGCGCATGAGGTAAAATGTCTGCATCAGGAACAAAACGCCGCAGATGGCGGCCACCATTGGGTACACCGTGCCCGTCATACCAAAATAAAACGGTAGCAGGCTCAGCGGAATCAGGACCAGCGTATAGGTCATAATCTGGAAAGCTGTACGCAGGTCTTTTTTACCGGGGGTAGGTAGCATTTTGAAGCCGGCCTTCTTGTAGTCATCGTCAAGCACCCAGGCAATTGCCCAGAAATGGGGGAATTGCCACATAAACTGAATACCGAACAGAATCCAGCCCTGCGGTCCTAACAGCCCCGTGGCGGCCACCCAACCGATAAGCGGTGGTAACCCACCCGGAATGGCTCCTACAGCCACACAAATCGGGGAAATAGTTTTAAGCGGCGTGTACACAAACCCATATAGGATCAGGGAAACCAACGCTAGGGCTGCCGCCAGCGGATTAAAGAAATAGGTTAGAATCCCCAACCCTGCAACACCAAGCACCACCACAAATACCCAAGCATCCGAAGGTGTGATGATTCCCAGCGGCAAGGGCCGCTGGGCCGTCCGTTTCATCTGCCGGTCTAAGTCAATTTCGAAAATCTGGTTGATGGTATTGGCTGAACCGGTAACGGCCAGGCCGCCCAGCATCACCAACAAGGCCCGGCCCCAATCCAGTTCGTGCGCGCCCAACAGGTACCCAATGGCACTGGAAAAGGCTACTGTGAGAGCCAGCCTGAACTTGAGTAACTGAAAAAAAGCCTTGGCCTTGCTCATCAACTGTTGAAAACAGATTGCGCGGCGAAAAAGTCCGCCAAACGGGGCCGCAAAGTTACGCAACAACGGCCGGAGTAGCCGCCTGCCGCTGCAACTTAGTGGCCTGATTGTAGGCTACCACCGTTAGTACTTGTGCACCGAACAACAGCGTAGCTAATGTCAGGTGGATTGGTTGCACAGCTGCCGGGAAAGCCAGATAAGCTAGAATGATGCCGGCCAATATTTCCCCTCCTATCAGTCCCAGAATAGCCGTAGCAAGCCTGTGCAAGCGCCGGGAAGGCATTCGGTATAGTTGATAGGCGACATACAGGTTCACGAGTAACAACACCGCCGAGAACGTCCGATGGAAGCGGAACACGCCGCCTACCTGTTCTACCCAATCTGCTCGGTTCAGATAGTTGGCGGCGGAGGCCACTAGGTCTATCTGCTCACGGACCTGAGTACCCAGTACAATCTGTCCAAAGGTAAGCAGCACCGCTACCCATAGCCATGCTACCAACCCAGGTACCGAACTCAATGGTTGTGGCTCCACCTCGGTACCACGCTGTGAGCGGTCCACGGCGTACAGCAGCATGGCCACAATTACCAAAGCCAGCCCCATATGGATAGTCACCATAATGGGCAGCAGATTGGTGGAAACCACTAGAGAGCCTAACCAGCCCTGCACCCCAGTTAACAGGAAAGCCCCGAAAGCCAGCCAGAATACCGGCCTGTCACGCTGCCAATACGGCAGCGCGAATACTACCGTCCCGAACACAAACAAGCCAATCAGTGCGCCTATCAGTCTGTTGATGTACTCAATCCACGTCTTTACCGGATTGAAATCAGTCTCGATGTACTGCGTGGGATGAGCAAAAATCTCCCCCGCTACCTGCTGAAAACCCATACGCTCCAGCTTAGCTGCCAACTTCTTGTTCTTCTCAACCCGCTGGGCAGTATAGATTTCCTTGTAATTAGGGGGCAGCTGATTGATGTTCGTGGGAGGAATCCAAGTACCGAAACACTTGGGCCAATCGGGACAGCCCATGCCGGAACCGGTACTCCTTACTACACCTCCCACCAAGATCAGAACATACACCGCCGCTACCGTCAGGAAGCCCACGAATCGAAAGCGGCGCACGAATGCAGGAATTACCATGCTGTTTGTCTATGCAAATGAATTCATCATACAGACCACTGAATCGGCAGACTGTTTAAAAAATAAGGGAAATTCAAAGCCGGCACGGCCGGTCCGAATTTCCCTCTGAGAACTAATAAAGACGGGCCGCCGTGAATACAGCGGCCCGTTTTCAGGTAGGCTAATGTGCAGTGCACATTATTCCATTTCTTTCTCGTACGGCAGGTTTGATGACTGCGTCTGCGAGTACGGAATATTTTGCGGGATGAAATCTTCGGCAGCACCAGGCTTGCTGTAGTCGTACGGCCAGCGGTGAACGGCCGGAATAGCACCGGGCCAGTTGCCGTGTACGGGCTCTACAGGCGTAGTCCACTCCAAAGTCGTCGAGTTCCAGGGGTTCTCAGTAGCGCGACGGCCACGGAAGATGCTGTAGAAGAAGTTGAAGATGAAGATGAACTGACCAACAAAGGCAATAATAGCCGCTATCGAAATGAACTTATTTAGGTCAGCAAACTGGCTGAACGTATCGAAACCAGTCCAAGCATAATAACGACGGGGGAAACCGGCAATACCAACATAGTGCATCGGCAGGAATACTAGGTACACGCCGATGAAAGTTAACCAGAAGTGGATGTATCCCAGTTTCTCGTCCATCATCCGACCAAACATCTTGGGGAACCAGTGGTAAACACCAGCCCACAAACCGAAGAAAGCCGAGGAACCCATTACCAAGTGGAAGTGAGCTACCACAAAGTATGTATTGTGCATCTGGATGTCCAACGCGGCGTTACCTAGAACGATACCCGTCAGACCACCAGCAATGAACAACGACACGAAGCCGATGGAAAACAACATGGCCGTAGTGAAGCGGATGTTACCGCGCCACAAAGTAGCCAGCCAGTTGAAGGTTTTCACTGCTGAAGGAACAGCAATGATTAGCGTCAGGAACATGAACACTGAGCCCAAAAATGGGTTCATGCCGGTTACGAACATGTGGTGAGCCCACACGATGAAAGACAGCAGAGAAATACCAAGCAGTGAGCCAATCATAGCACGATAACCAAAGATCGGCTTA containing:
- the cyoE gene encoding heme o synthase, translating into MSKAKAFFQLLKFRLALTVAFSSAIGYLLGAHELDWGRALLVMLGGLAVTGSANTINQIFEIDLDRQMKRTAQRPLPLGIITPSDAWVFVVVLGVAGLGILTYFFNPLAAALALVSLILYGFVYTPLKTISPICVAVGAIPGGLPPLIGWVAATGLLGPQGWILFGIQFMWQFPHFWAIAWVLDDDYKKAGFKMLPTPGKKDLRTAFQIMTYTLVLIPLSLLPFYFGMTGTVYPMVAAICGVLFLMQTFYLMRTVSKKAAMSIMFGSFLYLPIVQIALVLDKM
- a CDS encoding SCO family protein: MRPQQILLLGLILLVPVLAFLFLKSFGTNRYALPTYLPDRVDSMQVDGKWQRDTVFHRIGDFQFVSQSGRQVTGAELRSEGLYVASFFFTSCPGACPRLNSQLVRVQEKFRQDPRVRLASFTVDPARDSAAVLARYAEQYGAIAGKWFFLTGDKTALSRLATEEFRLPSSEDSGSSLVHSQTLFLVDRNGNVRGRYDGIKERDVNRLITEIEVLLYTYEHP
- a CDS encoding cytochrome c oxidase subunit 3; this translates as MSTISTTQVISDSALDKPRTGTWDGGNEPFNASYGKLMMWFFLLSDAFTFAAFLTTYGLIRHRHLAYEGTAEAFKFSSNYWPIPEKVFNSFPGLHGVDLPLAFVALMTMILIFSSVTMVLAVEAGHRFDKKDVQKWLLWTILFGTIFVSCQAWEWSHFIGGTDEGTLMNDGTRFFGANLAVNQYGPVLFADLFFFITGFHGTHVFSGICLLIYCFIATTNGTFEKRGHYEMVEKIGLYWHFVDLVWVFVFTFFYLV
- a CDS encoding DUF983 domain-containing protein encodes the protein MDSTLTGILNQRCPRCRQGQLFTHSALNLAHFTEMPPACPICGQAYEPEPGFYWGAMYISFAFSTGIMLVVGLAVYYLLGDPDTWVYTTAVAVVALLFTPLSLRYSRTLMLYLFGGVRYDKRYANRT
- a CDS encoding cytochrome C oxidase subunit IV family protein is translated as MAHHAPEHPAHTGEIAKPNTAWIWKTFWVITAITALEFVIAFVMPASTLRNSIFIILTICKAFFIVAEFMHLKHETKGLIWTILIPMSLLIWLLVALITEGNAIHNAIF
- a CDS encoding DUF420 domain-containing protein; protein product: MSTPEPTTNPAGFTKYKILMGALAAIIPVAVAILYFLPGVFVIPGLNVKALPAVNAVLNSLTAVFLVIGYYFIRRKDVAKHRAMMGLAFLLGSLFLVSYVAYHSQVASTKFGGEGLIKGIYYFILLTHILLAAITVGLVLFTLYFALTEQFQKHRRIARWTYPVWLYVSVTGVIVYFMISPYYN
- a CDS encoding sensor histidine kinase, giving the protein MKFLRLTPVLLLLLAMLCFAGAYFSNRYSQNPEVVLQASATRLQEVLMEAELTGERESTDLLQRLATGRVSFRSLTSHTTYPTFIFRGEEVVYWSDHTIRPDAEQALQRFHERLLETRFGKFLALRHVEGPYTVLTYIPLEISYGISNRYLRDGNGQGIFQGQNVRLVVEKLAKPTNLPRLVSNEGNYLFSIESLQADPITGKYLPLALLLLGFGLYVAGWLLLAGHRFGQGLVLQGVALVILPLLFFRGAMLYLGLPFSFLEVKLFDPRVYAASWLSPSLGDLLLNALLFAVLAWYGLLLFRRYGVLRLVQRVSGWRQRVLVGAITVLTFYGLLELLFDFYTSSFSNSQLILDITQDIQVNGFKLLLGVAIILHVGSYLVGFYLLSQLFTGIVRPSTRRVGILLLLLSTVCFLSVGLGLEQVHLTLLGIALVFFLVLRLTGLKSAGAVLPYQVYLFIFLMLGVSSAVGALAQYEHFNRQLQLNKQNLAGNLLTDNDLQGEYLLVERSQEMARDPVLRTMLASPFVNLDLIRQKVGKYYLRDYFDKYEVRVMLFNPEGRGVAIGGTLPLTREYLLRNARPTDHPNIYLVRDGGRSFSSRRYVAFITVPAPDETARPSTIVLELTLKKLTANSVVPELLIDQAFFQPRLGTELSYAGYENGRMVYSEGDFDYVNRLPPSLFRDARFYTTGLALNGYHHLAVRSTDRSGRLVVVTTAMYSFSDWLANFSFLFLLYSFCWLLLMGVVLLVRGHYREVLRTNFSTKIQLFLNFGVLVPLIVVSVAIASQVTNSYKRDLLRSYQRRGQAVQENLLKNRALLTDDANRADLVDLAENVAALTETDLNLYDAHGELLVSSQPLIFEASLLSTLMNPQAVSALAEEGQPRVLLTERAGTLPFNALYLPLRAGTVRQGRPGAVVGYVGIPFFDSEKDLDNKLTELISTILNIFTLMFILFLLLAFVASRVLTEPLKLITEKLRQTTLTGQNEMLAYESEDEIGLLVREYNQMLLKLEESKLELATQEKEAAWREMARQVAHEIKNPLTPMKLSLQFLQRAMQDQRPNLDELINKVSQTLITQIDVLTDIATSFSNFTNLPAMRPERLDVAPILRRCVGLHQGSQGHNIRLELPTDADAGRYVVFADESLLVRTFNNLLINALQAMPVGRTPEIVATLEAIGHDRVRIGIQDNGTGIPEDVQSKVFVPNFTTKETGSGIGLAVARRGIESAGGHIWFETEESQGTQFFIELPLAG
- a CDS encoding cytochrome c oxidase subunit 3, whose translation is MHPSEALNTKQPATGIHPARFLLMLMMVSVFMIFAAYTSAYIVRRNEGNWLEFTLPAGFLYTTLVIALSSVTVQWAWLAARKDNLAQVRIALVATLGLGLAFLAGQWLMWNQLVSQRIFFAGTDANPSGSFLYVLTGVHGFHLITGLIFLAIVLRKSFHYQVHSRQMLSIGNVTIYWHFLGVLWLYLYLFLLLNH